The Polynucleobacter sp. VK25 genome segment GCTTCATTACCAAATATCGTTGTTCTTGGTGACTATGAGCGTGCACTGCGCCGTTTCTCTAACTGGGATAAGTTAGAGAAACAAGCAAATCTCGCTATTCATCACGAGCCTTTGCGTGATGAGGCTCTGTATGAAGCTGTAAAAGATGCAGATGCTATTGCGATAGTGAGAGATCGCTCCCCATTTAATGAGGCGATGATTGCACGCCTACCTAAACTCAAGTTTTTAATGTTTACTGGTGAGCGCAATGGCACCCTTGAAGCATCAGCCTTGGTTTCCAGGGGTATTCCGATGGGCTGCACACCTGGCGGCCCCTCAAAAGAAACAACCGCCGAACTGACTTGGGCTCTCATTTTGGGCGCCTCCAAGCGCCTCATTGAAGAGAATAAATTGATTGCCTCAGGGGGCTGGCGTGATGCCATGTCAGTTTTACCAATGCTCTCTGGCGAACGTTTAGGGATCATGGGCCTAGGCGCTATTGGTAGTCGCGTAGCCCGCGTTGGCGCGGCCTTTGGTATGGAAGTAGTTGCATGGAGTCCTCGCATGACTCCCGAACGTGCTGCTGCTGAAAATGCAAAAGCAGTTAGCCTGGATGAGCTCCTAAAAACTTCTAAAGTAGTGTCTATGCACCTGGTAGCCGGCCCTGGCA includes the following:
- a CDS encoding D-2-hydroxyacid dehydrogenase family protein; translation: MASLPNIVVLGDYERALRRFSNWDKLEKQANLAIHHEPLRDEALYEAVKDADAIAIVRDRSPFNEAMIARLPKLKFLMFTGERNGTLEASALVSRGIPMGCTPGGPSKETTAELTWALILGASKRLIEENKLIASGGWRDAMSVLPMLSGERLGIMGLGAIGSRVARVGAAFGMEVVAWSPRMTPERAAAENAKAVSLDELLKTSKVVSMHLVAGPGTKGLISADQLALMRPDSILVNTSRAALINMPDLQKALAEGRPGQAAVDVFDVEPLPEKDMLRNTPNLLVTPHLGFIAEPIFATFSKGITETLEAWLENKPVPHPFKPQ